Within Methyloversatilis discipulorum, the genomic segment GCGGCGCCAGATGCTGTTCGATCAGCGGCTTCACCTCGGCCCAGTCCAGACCGCCGACGCCGGTGGCCAGCCGCGGCAGGGCCACGCTGGTGGCGCCGATCGCCTGCAGGTGACGGGCCAGTGCCTTCAGCGCGTGATGCACGTGTTCGACCGTCGCCTTGCCCGGTTTCGCGGCCGGCCCTTCGCCCACCATGTCCTGGGTGAGCATGTTCACGATGTTGCGCGTGCTGCCGTCGTTATCGACGCCGGCCCACGACCACACCTCGCCCGGCGTCATGTGGCGGCCGTGCTGTGCGTGCCGGTAGTCGCGCGCCATCGACGGCCAGCGCTCGCGCAGCGCCAGCGCCAGACCGTGGTCGAAGCGTTCGCGCACGGCGATACCGTGCGCGATGACCTGGGCCTGCGTAAATAG encodes:
- a CDS encoding macro domain-containing protein produces the protein MIREVTGDILFTQAQVIAHGIAVRERFDHGLALALRERWPSMARDYRHAQHGRHMTPGEVWSWAGVDNDGSTRNIVNMLTQDMVGEGPAAKPGKATVEHVHHALKALARHLQAIGATSVALPRLATGVGGLDWAEVKPLIEQHLAPLGIPVVVYETYRKDVVADEKLH